The genome window GCTGTAATTCTCAGAATAAAAACTGTAATCAGATTTAGCATACATCACATGCACAGCAGCTCAACATGggtaaaatacaaaacaatgtacCTGTGGTTTCAATGAAGCGGACACACTTTTCAATAAAGAGTGGGATAGGTCTGTCTGGAGATACCACACTCACTAGGGGGACCCCAAAGTAACTGCTCTCTGGGGGCTTGGGAATAGCTGGACGGGCCTTTGGTCTTGttttctgaaaagaaaagacagaacaaTAAGTATCTTGCACAGGGATAATCATGTTGATACTAAGTGGCACTCATTGATTTCTAACAAATTGTGTTGCTCTCCATCCGCAGCGAATCAGGAGTTCCTCACATTCAGTCACAAACTTAATGTCTGTATCCTTCCCAAGACATTACCACAGCTTAAACATGCTCACTGAACAGTGACCTCCACATATTGTATACCATCTGTATCAATGATATTAAACCTATTATGGACAAGTAAATGAAAATGAGCGACTTTTTTATGGACTAAAACAAAAAGTTGGTATAATACACACCTTGGCTGTTCGTCGTAGGCTCTTCAGAATGTTCCTCTTTTTCGGGTCTTCACTCTCCTCGTTCACAAGACTTTCGCCTTTTAGGGTCCCAAAGTCATCCTCCTTGGACTTTAGAAGAGCTCCTATCTCGTCATCACTGCCTATGAAGCTTGTGCGGAAGCTGCTGAACTTGCCGAGCCTCTTGGAGCGGTCGCGGTAAAGACGGGGCTTCACCCCCGCTGCCGAGAACTTCCTCCTTCGCTCCAGAGAGCTGCTGTCTGCTTCACTGTCTGAGCCATTTCCATTGGAGTGCATCCTGTTGGAGTTGCGGATGGTGATGATTTTGCCTTGCGTGCTGTCGTGTGGCACTGAGTAGATGATCTCTTCATTGCTAGGGCGGGGTTTTGAAACAGCGTCAATAGGTTCGGCGTAGTCTGAGGGATCATAGCCCACATCCCCTCCAGGAACCCAGGTTACAGCAGAGGGCAGGGAGCGACGGTGACCCAGTGTATCGATATACGGGTTACGGCTCACCTTCCGGAAGTCAAATGTGACGCCCGGTTTAACTCTCACTTGGGGGGGCATTTTGTTGTTGAGTTTGTTCTCAAAGTCTCTGATATCTGAGATGACAGTGATGTCACTGGAATCTAAATCAGGCAGGTTGTAGCCCCCACTATGAGAAGTGAGTGTGCCATCATAGTACGGTGGCGATGGCTCTACGTCATCTTCTGAATCCAGGAACATGGTGACAGGACTAGGAGAACTGCAGCGTGGGGAGTACACGTTTTCGTTGGTGCACGCTTCGGCTACATTATCGTACATGTGCGTGGCCTCCACGATGTTGCGTTTCTCTACCACCTCCATCAGAAAAGAGTGGAACATTTCTATCCTGTGCAGGCCCCCCACCACCCCTCCGGTTCCACAAACCACACTATTGAAACGGCCCTCAATCTCATGGGCTAGCTCCTCCCCCTGGATCAGCTGCTCACAGGCATAGTCACTGTCGGTGAGCTCCGCCTGGCTATCTCCTACTGCCAACAGCTGAACTGGGATGATGTCCTGAACCTCGCACAAGAATGCACACAGGGTCTCCAGGGAGGCTTTTCGGGAGACTGAGTACACAGCAATGTAGCCGTGTACTAACCTGCTTTTCCGCAGAGTGAAGGAGGCGTGGtatgagagcagagagagctcTATTGCCAGTTTGTGTCCACCAATTGTCTGCTCGAGCAATACAGAGGTTCCACAATTAGACATGGGCCTGCAGTGCTGATGCATTAGGAAAGGGGACAGGAGCTGCTCAACGTCATAGGAGTCTCCACACATTAAGCACATGACAATGCGAAGGTCTGCCTCTTGCGCCGGCTGATGAGGAGAGTCTCGGAGCCCTGTAGGCTCAGGGAGGAGGGGTGGAGAGCTGCTACTAAAGGATGTGCTCCTCCTAATATCTAAAAGGCCCCTCAGCACCTGGTTGATTTGAGTCTCATTGACATTATGGCCATAGCCCACACCAGGGGAGGCAGGGTCTAAAAAGCTACATTGCAGCCTCCTTGCAACCTGCTGTCCCTGTGTTATTAGGTTTAAGGCAGTTTCTCCACCAATATCCACATATGTTCCTACACCTCTTTTAGTGACTAAGAGCAGTGACGTTGGCAGCTGCGCTAGCTGGCTATCCCTTCGACCTAGAGTTGATTCCCTAAGTCGTTCAAGGCTTTCAATCACATAGGAGAGGGACTCTTTTGAgttatacagacacagacacccATGAGGGATGAAAGTGGGGGTGTTGAAGGAATTAACTGGAAGACGCACATTTCCCTCAATCGGCCGCAGAGTTAATTCATACATCTTCCCGTCCAACACATACCAGTCATCATTTGTGCAGAGAGCCCTAATCTCATTGGCAAATTCTCTGGCCAGTCCATCCTTCCCTAGTATGACAAGGTTAATTCTGTCAGCCTTGGTGTCCCCGAAATGAGCTTTCACATCAAAGAAGGGGTAACACGTGGGGAAACGTGAAACTAAGAGTTGCTCAATCTTAGAGTCTCCGCAGTGAGGACTGCTGGGGCAGGTTTCCTTGGTAGGGTGATAAACAAAGTGGATATGCTTCAATACCAGAGCATCTCTTTCAGCTGGAAGCTTTTGTAGCACCTTGAACCTCTGTTCCTCGCCCAACACCTCCTGAATTGCCCCCATCTTTTCCTTGCTTGGCTTGGCATCCACCTCAAGCTCATAAAAAAGCTCACAGTACTCCAGTAAGAGCTCCTGGAAGTCTTCTTTAGCGCGGTCAATGATCTCCTTCTGATGGCGGTTGTACAGGTCCAAGTACTCCGTCTCCTCGAGCCACTGGTAGAACTCTTCATTCATGATAAAGCTGCGGGCCTCCTCCCACGGTCTACCAGGTGTGACAAAGGGGGAGGAAGTTAACTTGCGTTTAAACTCGAGCCTCATCTCTGCCCGTCTGCACTCGTTACGCAGATGCTCCAAGTGGGCATTAAATATATCCTCTGCTTCAGCAGTCTCCAGCAGGTCTGAAGGGATTCGCTCATCTTCCATGTTATCAATGTGAGATGTATCCTCCCATGGTGAGTCCTCCAGAACAACAAACCAGTGGGCAAAGTGCTGCTTGGACTCCAGTACCTTCTGTACCCCAGACCAGCTCAACTGATCTATCTCATCCAGGTCAGGCACCAAAGAACTAAGTGCTAAAGGAAGAGTGCTTAAGTATATTTTGCGACGCCTTTCGATGTGCTCCTGCTTCAGACGGTAGACATGCTGTTGAAAAAGCTTCTTGCATTTTGCCGTTCCCTCCAAGAAGACATATTCTTTGTACTCTGGGGAGGTGTTCATGCGTCGACTGGTGTTTAACCAGGTTTCATTATGATTCTTGACTATGCGGTTGATTAACCATTCATAGCGATCCTTGGCAGAAGCTATCTGCTGACTCTGGAGCTTTAGAGCTTCAAAGTAAGGTATGATCTTGGGCTTGCCCCTGCTCTTATCGATAAGCTGAACCAGAGTGAGGAAGGCAAGGTCCACATTTATATTTGAGCGTGCAGATGTCTCAACTACTGGTAGACTCTTTTTTGTGATGCCGAAGGTATGCGCATCTTTGATGTAGCGTTCAACTCCTT of Cottoperca gobio chromosome 14, fCotGob3.1, whole genome shotgun sequence contains these proteins:
- the arhgap35b gene encoding rho GTPase-activating protein 35 — translated: MMAKKQDARSPIYNLIVVGLSGTEKEKGQCGVGKSCFCNRYVRPSADDFYLDHTSVLSTSDFGGRVVNNDHFLFWGEVSRVLEEGPECRMHVVEQTEFIDDQTFQPHRSTAMQPYIKRAAGTKLASAEKLMYFCTDQLGLEQDFEQKQMPEGKLQVDGFLLCVDVSRGMNRNFDDQLKFVTNLYIQISKTKKPIVLVLTKCDEGVERYIKDAHTFGITKKSLPVVETSARSNINVDLAFLTLVQLIDKSRGKPKIIPYFEALKLQSQQIASAKDRYEWLINRIVKNHNETWLNTSRRMNTSPEYKEYVFLEGTAKCKKLFQQHVYRLKQEHIERRRKIYLSTLPLALSSLVPDLDEIDQLSWSGVQKVLESKQHFAHWFVVLEDSPWEDTSHIDNMEDERIPSDLLETAEAEDIFNAHLEHLRNECRRAEMRLEFKRKLTSSPFVTPGRPWEEARSFIMNEEFYQWLEETEYLDLYNRHQKEIIDRAKEDFQELLLEYCELFYELEVDAKPSKEKMGAIQEVLGEEQRFKVLQKLPAERDALVLKHIHFVYHPTKETCPSSPHCGDSKIEQLLVSRFPTCYPFFDVKAHFGDTKADRINLVILGKDGLAREFANEIRALCTNDDWYVLDGKMYELTLRPIEGNVRLPVNSFNTPTFIPHGCLCLYNSKESLSYVIESLERLRESTLGRRDSQLAQLPTSLLLVTKRGVGTYVDIGGETALNLITQGQQVARRLQCSFLDPASPGVGYGHNVNETQINQVLRGLLDIRRSTSFSSSSPPLLPEPTGLRDSPHQPAQEADLRIVMCLMCGDSYDVEQLLSPFLMHQHCRPMSNCGTSVLLEQTIGGHKLAIELSLLSYHASFTLRKSRLVHGYIAVYSVSRKASLETLCAFLCEVQDIIPVQLLAVGDSQAELTDSDYACEQLIQGEELAHEIEGRFNSVVCGTGGVVGGLHRIEMFHSFLMEVVEKRNIVEATHMYDNVAEACTNENVYSPRCSSPSPVTMFLDSEDDVEPSPPYYDGTLTSHSGGYNLPDLDSSDITVISDIRDFENKLNNKMPPQVRVKPGVTFDFRKVSRNPYIDTLGHRRSLPSAVTWVPGGDVGYDPSDYAEPIDAVSKPRPSNEEIIYSVPHDSTQGKIITIRNSNRMHSNGNGSDSEADSSSLERRRKFSAAGVKPRLYRDRSKRLGKFSSFRTSFIGSDDEIGALLKSKEDDFGTLKGESLVNEESEDPKKRNILKSLRRTAKKTRPKARPAIPKPPESSYFGVPLVSVVSPDRPIPLFIEKCVRFIETTGLNTEGLYRVSGNKSEMESMQRQFEHDHGLDLVEKDFSINTVAGGLKSFFSELPEPLVPCALQVDLLDAFKINDREQRLYTMKDVLRRFPRENYDVFKYVVSHLHKVGQLHRLNLMTSENLSICFWPTLMRPDFTTMDALTATRTYQTIIESFIHQCSFFFYNQPLLDSPTGLAGLPASPTTTLSGSSAYSCYRSSPPHTTAHFSPLQQSPPTTPQSPLQSLLPPLHQHPHSHHSPAEQETL